Proteins from a single region of Leucoraja erinacea ecotype New England chromosome 25, Leri_hhj_1, whole genome shotgun sequence:
- the fzd10 gene encoding frizzled-10 has protein sequence MRSPGIAGCLCVLTAWLTHLALAISSMDPERSEREGRCQPIDIPMCRDIGYNMTRMPNLMGHEDQREAAIKLHEFAPLVEYGCHSHLKFFLCSLYAPMCTEEVSIPIPACRVMCEQARYKCSPIMEQFSFRWPESLDCSKLPNKNDPNFLCMEAPSNGSDDPTRGASAFPPIYRPHPRGGAGGSQDTYHIPKESPGKTLCENSHKFHRVEKSASCAPLCSPNVDVYWATHDKGFAFVWIAIWSIFCFFSSAFTVLTFLIDPQRFKYPERPIIFLSMCYCVYSAGYIVRLFAGRESIACDRDSGHLYVIQEGLESTGCTIVFLVLYYFGMASSLWWVVLTLTWFLAAGKKWGHEAIEANSSYFHLAAWAIPAVKTIIILVMRRVAGDELTGICYVGSMDVNALTGFVLIPLACYLIIGTSFILSGFVALFHIRRVMKTGGENTDKLEKLMVRIGVFSVLYTVPATCVIACYFYERLNMDYWKLLATQEKCRKDKHSNDLDCTMTSSIPAVEIFMVKIFMLLVVGITSGMWIWSSKTLQSWQNICSKRFRRRVRRKPASVITSSVGGSYGKAHPPLKPHGKYEPALPPTCV, from the coding sequence ATGAGGTCGCCGGGGATAGCTGGCTGTCTGTGCGTCCTGACCGCATGGTTGACTCATTTGGCCCTAGCCATCAGTTCCATGGACCCGGAGCGCTCGGAGCGAGAGGGTAGATGTCAACCAATAGATATCCCCATGTGCCGGGACATTGGCTACAACATGACCCGAATGCCCAACCTGATGGGCCACGAGGATCAGAGGGAAGCCGCCATCAAGTTGCACGAGTTCGCCCCGCTGGTTGAGTACGGATGCCACAGCCACCTCAAGTTCTTCCTGTGCTCTCTCTACGCCCCCATGTGCACCGAGGAGGTGTCCATCCCTATCCCCGCCTGCCGGGTGATGTGCGAGCAGGCCCGCTACAAGTGCTCGCCCATCATGGAACAGTTCAGCTTCAGGTGGCCCGAGTCGCTGGATTGCAGCAAACTCCCCAACAAGAACGACCCGAACTTCCTCTGCATGGAAGCGCCGAGCAACGGGTCGGACGACCCGACCCGGGGAGCAAGCGCCTTCCCTCCCATCTACAGACCGCACCCCAGAGGAGGAGCGGGGGGCTCACAGGACACATACCATATCCCCAAAGAGAGCCCGGGCAAAACGCTCTGCGAGAACTCGCACAAGTTCCACCGGGTGGAGAAGAGCGCGTCGTGCGCGcctctctgctcccccaacgTGGATGTCTACTGGGCCACCCACGACAAGGGCTTCGCTTTCGTCTGGATCGCCATCTGGTCCATCTTCTGCTTCTTCTCCAGCGCCTTCACCGTCCTCACTTTCCTCATCGACCCGCAGCGCTTCAAGTACCCCGAGAGACCCATCATCTTCCTCTCCATGTGTTACTGCGTCTACTCTGCCGGCTACATCGTGCGCCTGTTCGCCGGCAGGGAAAGCATAGCCTGCGACAGGGACAGCGGGCACCTCTATGTCATCCAAGAAGGGCTGGAGAGTACGGGCTGCACCATCGTCTTCCTGGTGCTGTATTACTTCGGCATGGCCAGCTCTCTCTGGTGGGTCGTCCTCACCCTCACGTGGTTCTTGGCTGCCGGCAAGAAATGGGGCCACGAAGCCATCGAAGCCAACAGCAGCTACTTCCACCTCGCCGCCTGGGCGATCCCAGCCGTCAAGACCATCATCATCTTGGTGATGAGGAGAGTGGCCGGGGATGAGCTGACCGGGATCTGTTACGTGGGGAGTATGGACGTGAACGCGCTGACCGGGTTCGTGCTAATCCCTCTCGCTTGTTACCTGATCATCGGCACCTCCTTCATCCTGTCCGGCTTCGTGGCGCTTTTCCACATCCGACGGGTGATGAAGACCGGCGGCGAGAACACGGACAAGTTGGAGAAGCTGATGGTGAGGATAGGAGTCTTCTCCGTCCTCTACACCGTGCCCGCCACCTGTGTCATCGCGTGTTACTTCTACGAGCGCCTCAACATGGACTATTGGAAGCTGTTGGCCACCCAAGAGAAGTGCAGGAAGGACAAGCACTCGAATGACCTGGACTGCACCATGACCAGTTCCATCCCAGCAGTGGAGATCTTCATGGTGAAGATCTTCATGCTTCTGGTGGTGGGCATCACCAGCGGGATGTGGATTTGGAGCTCCAAGACCTTGCAGTCTTGGcagaacatctgcagcaaaagGTTCAGGAGGAGGGTGAGGAGGAAGCCCGCCAGCGTTATCACGAGTAGCGTCGGGGGGTCTTACGGCAAGGCCCACCCTCCCTTGAAACCGCACGGGAAATACGAACCCGCTCTGCCACCAACTTGCGTCTGA